One window of the Streptomyces sp. NBC_00536 genome contains the following:
- a CDS encoding phosphoadenosine phosphosulfate reductase domain-containing protein, whose translation MPKPLPPCASSCTAAQLALFAPPAATPAAPAAEFDWDRQHVVVIGDSGGKDSGATVHTVCRAAEEAGQLHKVRVLHCDLGSTPGGHSIEWPGAADVARRRAAAYGVPFAVRRSTRWPSLWERILSHGRWPGHFARFCTSDTKTAVGRVYIDELAAELRLGEPIRAGYAMGMRAEESKARAQKPVIERHRMSGKGTLRIVTTWLPIQQLTTAEVWQLHEEHGIERHEAYDRGMRRLSCRACPLAKTEDLVRSAQLNPELFAEYAEAEVQMGDQFKKSISLREIIERARS comes from the coding sequence ATGCCCAAGCCCCTTCCTCCGTGCGCTTCCAGCTGCACCGCCGCGCAACTCGCGCTCTTCGCTCCGCCGGCCGCCACGCCGGCCGCGCCCGCGGCCGAGTTCGACTGGGACCGTCAGCACGTCGTGGTGATCGGCGACTCCGGCGGGAAGGACTCCGGGGCGACCGTGCACACCGTGTGCCGGGCGGCCGAGGAGGCCGGACAGCTGCACAAGGTGCGGGTGCTGCACTGTGACCTCGGCAGCACGCCGGGCGGCCACAGCATCGAGTGGCCGGGCGCGGCCGACGTCGCCCGCCGCCGTGCCGCCGCATACGGAGTGCCCTTCGCAGTCCGCCGCAGCACCAGGTGGCCGTCACTGTGGGAGCGGATCCTTTCCCACGGCCGCTGGCCCGGTCATTTCGCTCGCTTCTGCACGAGCGACACGAAGACCGCCGTCGGGCGCGTCTACATCGACGAACTCGCCGCAGAGCTGCGGCTCGGCGAGCCGATCCGGGCCGGATACGCCATGGGGATGCGCGCGGAGGAGTCCAAGGCCCGCGCCCAGAAGCCGGTCATCGAGCGCCACCGTATGAGCGGCAAGGGCACGCTGCGGATCGTCACGACGTGGCTGCCGATTCAACAGCTCACCACCGCGGAGGTGTGGCAGCTCCACGAGGAGCACGGCATCGAGCGGCACGAGGCCTACGACCGGGGAATGCGGCGTCTGAGCTGCCGGGCCTGCCCGTTGGCGAAGACCGAAGACCTGGTCCGTTCCGCCCAGCTCAACCCTGAGCTCTTCGCCGAGTACGCCGAGGCCGAGGTACAGATGGGCGACCAGTTCAAGAAGAGCATCTCGCTGCGGGAGATCATCGAGCGCGCGCGGAGCTGA
- a CDS encoding relaxase/mobilization nuclease domain-containing protein, translating to MIPEKLDEGSDTYGLLAYLYGPGRRDEHVDPHLVAAWDPHVEDPARSESFTLSDLALLLDAPVFATKGKKPPQHVYHVAVRNAPEDRILSDEEWAEVAIEMMHAAGIAEHGDDEGCRWVAVRHAEDHIHLLATKIREDGRQADLTQDIVKLQAAARIFEERLGLRRLKTGDKTAAQWRKAGELEKAKRRGLSEAPRVTLQRTVREVAAEATSDADFFERLAAAGLRVKQRIAPDGNLTGYSVAMPGDRNPQQEPIWFPGTRLAPDLSLPRVRERWSSPVPAQRLAPAEMWRVAEGKVREAADQLGAQGLRQGAGDVAALGDLIVVAAIVSPRLVRTQMRKAASEFERASRAPGDRALEGQARALYRASAQVLSQSAAAVGRSSTVAALGFLLALVQAVEASRRWHQAQEHRAQAEASGRAGRLLREAVEVTAGANAAREYRPRPKRAAARPGAGQRKAAAPSERLMAGVVQEAVPEYARIILTDSAWPALRARLLDVEKAGEDPVDVLATVAARRELTSAESAAEVLTWRLYGWRKERETAETSGASPSSTAGGGKGRSAAPVRKAAAASRRRPPGDEQRKGPKRTR from the coding sequence GTGATTCCGGAGAAGCTCGACGAGGGCAGCGACACCTACGGTCTGCTCGCCTACCTGTACGGTCCCGGCCGGCGGGACGAACACGTGGATCCTCACCTGGTGGCCGCGTGGGACCCGCACGTCGAAGACCCGGCGCGCTCCGAGAGCTTCACGTTGTCGGACCTTGCGCTGCTCCTGGACGCACCCGTTTTCGCGACGAAGGGGAAGAAGCCGCCGCAGCACGTCTACCACGTGGCGGTCCGCAACGCGCCCGAGGACCGCATCCTCTCGGACGAGGAGTGGGCGGAGGTGGCGATCGAGATGATGCACGCTGCCGGTATCGCGGAGCACGGCGACGACGAAGGCTGTCGATGGGTGGCGGTACGCCACGCTGAGGATCACATCCACCTCCTTGCCACGAAGATTCGCGAGGACGGGAGGCAGGCCGACCTGACCCAGGACATCGTGAAGTTGCAGGCTGCGGCCCGCATCTTCGAGGAGCGCTTGGGACTGCGCCGACTGAAGACCGGCGACAAGACGGCGGCGCAGTGGCGGAAGGCCGGTGAGCTGGAGAAGGCGAAGCGCCGCGGGCTGAGCGAGGCGCCCCGGGTCACGCTCCAGCGCACGGTGCGGGAGGTGGCAGCGGAGGCTACGAGCGACGCCGACTTCTTCGAGCGACTGGCGGCGGCCGGACTGCGGGTGAAGCAGCGGATCGCGCCGGACGGGAACCTGACCGGCTACTCGGTGGCCATGCCCGGGGACCGTAATCCGCAGCAGGAACCGATCTGGTTTCCCGGCACCCGACTCGCGCCCGACCTGTCCTTGCCACGGGTGCGCGAGCGGTGGAGTTCACCGGTCCCGGCTCAGCGACTTGCGCCGGCGGAGATGTGGCGGGTGGCCGAGGGCAAGGTCCGCGAGGCCGCCGACCAGCTCGGTGCCCAGGGACTGCGGCAGGGTGCGGGTGACGTGGCCGCGCTCGGTGACCTGATTGTGGTCGCAGCCATCGTCTCCCCCCGGCTGGTGCGCACGCAGATGAGGAAGGCGGCATCCGAATTCGAGCGGGCATCACGAGCTCCGGGTGACCGTGCGCTGGAGGGGCAGGCCCGCGCGCTGTACCGGGCGTCGGCTCAGGTTCTCTCGCAGTCGGCGGCCGCGGTCGGCCGCAGCAGCACGGTGGCAGCCCTCGGTTTTCTTCTGGCTCTTGTGCAGGCTGTGGAGGCTTCTCGGCGGTGGCATCAGGCGCAGGAGCACCGGGCCCAGGCGGAAGCATCCGGACGGGCTGGTCGTCTGCTGCGGGAGGCGGTCGAGGTCACCGCCGGCGCGAACGCGGCACGCGAGTACCGGCCCCGCCCTAAGCGTGCTGCCGCCCGCCCGGGTGCGGGCCAGCGCAAGGCGGCCGCGCCAAGTGAGCGGCTGATGGCGGGAGTGGTGCAGGAAGCCGTTCCCGAGTATGCCCGCATCATCCTGACGGACTCGGCGTGGCCTGCCCTGCGCGCGCGGCTGCTGGATGTTGAGAAGGCGGGTGAAGATCCCGTTGACGTGCTGGCAACGGTTGCGGCCCGCCGGGAGTTGACATCAGCGGAGTCGGCCGCCGAGGTGCTTACATGGCGCCTGTACGGCTGGCGGAAGGAGCGTGAGACGGCGGAGACGTCCGGTGCCAGTCCGTCGTCGACAGCCGGGGGCGGCAAGGGGAGGAGCGCCGCACCGGTGCGCAAGGCAGCGGCGGCGTCACGGCGCAGGCCGCCCGGTGACGAGCAGCGCAAGGGTCCGAAGCGGACCCGCTAA
- a CDS encoding C40 family peptidase — protein MKWLVGIVLGVCGLMLACVGLIVMVVIDSDAHANEIGDGGGGLRGVPSEYRPWLFKASAACKDHRELTPALLASQLWNESKFKNTHDEATSDAGAKGPAQFVDGTWATYGRDDDGNGRNSPWDIGDAVMSQGRYMCSLLGDAKSSGFGGDPRALALAGYNAGWGAVERFRGVPPIWFARRPGQAEGETYGYVKAIMADIPKFQGGGLLEVSGNGSGPDAVRRAAARMGTPYSWGGGTPAGPSTGFCDGLNGYLNGQCSASSTVGFDCSSLVQYAYWPTTHLPRVASEQYGATSGRAVSRSELKPGDLLFWSKGGSGSIYHVAMYAGDGNVLHAPRTGRNVELQPLTSAMPESDYFGATRP, from the coding sequence ATGAAGTGGCTGGTTGGGATCGTCCTGGGGGTGTGCGGCCTGATGCTCGCGTGCGTCGGGCTGATCGTGATGGTGGTCATCGACAGCGACGCCCACGCGAACGAGATAGGAGATGGCGGCGGCGGTCTCAGGGGTGTCCCCTCCGAGTACAGGCCATGGCTGTTCAAGGCCTCCGCGGCGTGCAAGGACCACCGGGAACTCACCCCCGCGCTGCTGGCATCCCAGCTGTGGAACGAGTCCAAGTTCAAGAACACCCACGACGAGGCCACCTCCGACGCCGGCGCGAAGGGGCCCGCGCAGTTCGTCGACGGCACGTGGGCGACCTACGGCAGGGACGACGACGGCAACGGGAGAAACTCGCCGTGGGACATAGGCGATGCCGTCATGTCGCAGGGCCGCTACATGTGCTCCCTGCTCGGCGACGCGAAAAGCTCCGGCTTCGGCGGTGACCCGCGCGCCCTCGCCCTCGCCGGATACAACGCGGGCTGGGGCGCGGTCGAGAGATTCCGCGGAGTCCCGCCGATCTGGTTCGCCCGCCGCCCCGGCCAGGCCGAGGGAGAGACCTACGGCTACGTGAAGGCCATCATGGCCGACATCCCCAAGTTCCAGGGCGGCGGTCTCCTGGAGGTCTCCGGCAACGGCTCCGGTCCGGACGCCGTGCGCCGCGCAGCGGCCCGGATGGGCACCCCGTACTCCTGGGGCGGCGGCACTCCCGCGGGCCCCTCGACAGGATTCTGCGACGGCCTCAACGGGTACCTGAACGGGCAGTGCAGCGCCTCCAGCACCGTCGGATTCGACTGCTCGTCATTGGTCCAGTACGCCTACTGGCCGACCACGCACCTGCCCCGCGTAGCGTCCGAGCAGTACGGCGCAACCTCCGGCCGAGCAGTCTCCCGAAGCGAGCTCAAGCCCGGCGACCTGCTCTTCTGGAGCAAGGGCGGATCCGGCTCCATCTACCACGTAGCGATGTACGCGGGCGACGGCAACGTCCTGCACGCACCGCGCACAGGCAGGAACGTCGAACTCCAGCCCCTCACCTCCGCAATGCCCGAGTCGGACTACTTCGGCGCCACCCGCCCCTGA
- a CDS encoding SCO6880 family protein: MSTAHEVPKTLMVSGFRVRRSFGLGGLSKGATIAAAMVLLADGLIATQAPVTLLVSLPVTLLALGLAAARRHGMSALAYYWAKMSWRRAARVEANSYRRQLLEYPYALDMPGVGASATLVKAHDPTTGKPVGVVHDRATGYMTISTLLAPGGSLMAPTGSVQSSLRTWSSVLEAMSTDEQVKGASVTIQITPGAGEALGDDVAARQDPGAPKLAKQIVAELVRTTPHATASVAPWMSVTVDPSATVNPPTDLAEQVGEAIKVVDSLDLSGTGTDIERRATDIDVRRLVRSAYDPAVFNARDADFEELSWSECGPQAADDNWEEYAHDGGVSVSWVLREMPRRPIAYSVLLPLLAPGRFQRRITIAYRVLDPHEGEAVLEREISHAYQREQATAEVKGRAKWSQRADSRRAEEAAAQVAGGAQVVDWTLMVTVTARNTADLPAARQELERAVKATRGIRMRPAYGAQAAVFAAGLPLGYNPLVKG; this comes from the coding sequence GTGAGCACAGCACACGAAGTGCCCAAGACCCTGATGGTCTCGGGCTTCCGGGTCCGCCGGTCCTTCGGGCTCGGCGGGCTTTCCAAGGGGGCGACCATCGCCGCCGCCATGGTCCTGCTGGCAGACGGACTGATCGCCACTCAGGCGCCGGTCACGCTGCTGGTCAGCTTGCCGGTCACGCTGCTCGCCCTCGGGCTGGCCGCCGCGCGCCGACACGGCATGTCCGCGCTGGCCTACTACTGGGCGAAGATGTCCTGGCGCCGGGCTGCAAGGGTCGAGGCCAACTCCTACCGGCGCCAGCTGCTGGAGTATCCGTACGCGTTGGACATGCCCGGGGTGGGCGCCTCTGCCACGCTGGTGAAGGCGCACGATCCGACCACGGGCAAGCCCGTCGGTGTCGTCCACGACCGCGCCACCGGATACATGACCATCAGCACGCTGCTCGCCCCCGGTGGGAGCCTGATGGCCCCCACCGGGTCGGTGCAGAGCTCCCTGCGCACCTGGTCCTCCGTACTGGAGGCCATGAGTACCGACGAGCAGGTCAAGGGCGCCAGCGTCACCATCCAGATCACCCCCGGCGCCGGCGAAGCCCTCGGGGATGACGTGGCGGCCCGTCAGGACCCCGGCGCCCCCAAGCTCGCGAAGCAGATCGTCGCCGAGCTCGTGCGCACCACCCCGCACGCCACCGCCTCGGTGGCGCCGTGGATGTCGGTCACGGTGGACCCCAGCGCCACCGTGAACCCCCCGACCGACCTTGCCGAACAGGTGGGGGAGGCGATCAAGGTGGTCGACTCGCTCGACTTGTCCGGCACCGGTACGGACATCGAGCGGCGGGCCACCGACATCGACGTGCGTCGTCTGGTGCGCAGCGCCTACGACCCGGCGGTGTTCAACGCGCGCGACGCGGACTTCGAGGAATTGTCGTGGTCGGAGTGCGGGCCGCAGGCGGCCGACGACAACTGGGAGGAGTACGCGCACGACGGGGGAGTCTCCGTCTCGTGGGTGCTGCGCGAGATGCCGCGCCGCCCCATCGCGTACAGCGTGCTGCTGCCGCTGCTGGCGCCGGGACGGTTCCAGCGCCGGATCACCATCGCCTACCGGGTGCTCGACCCGCACGAGGGCGAGGCGGTACTGGAGCGGGAGATCAGCCACGCCTACCAGCGCGAGCAGGCGACTGCCGAGGTCAAGGGCCGGGCGAAGTGGAGCCAGCGCGCCGACTCCCGCCGGGCGGAGGAAGCCGCCGCCCAGGTGGCCGGCGGCGCCCAGGTCGTCGACTGGACCTTGATGGTGACGGTCACCGCGAGGAACACCGCCGACCTTCCCGCCGCGCGCCAGGAGCTGGAGCGCGCGGTGAAGGCCACGAGGGGAATCCGGATGAGGCCCGCTTACGGAGCGCAGGCCGCGGTCTTCGCGGCCGGGCTGCCGCTGGGCTACAACCCGCTGGTGAAGGGCTGA